In Carya illinoinensis cultivar Pawnee chromosome 10, C.illinoinensisPawnee_v1, whole genome shotgun sequence, one DNA window encodes the following:
- the LOC122278495 gene encoding uncharacterized protein LOC122278495, which translates to MAAVGSVVPMVRSRTFVDLVSAAPQPIPAFDVPFRAPKVVDGELCFLFSKDEIRKSAEPFWFSLVLKFLRRRPSLDAIRAFIRSRWGLSGIPVVSSMSKPRNVFIRFQSESDLNKALSREATDVDGVHYRAFLWLTDFSENEEPSLVPVWINLPGLPPNFYHSSFLKIFTAPIGRFICCDNFTRCATRIDGARVCVEMDAAKPPLNSFWIGTPGSPSSWLQEVVFETLPAFCIKCKLQGHNGKTCKTVELEHVDPENLCNEEPMEDLVEVTKLQESERIEGNPLVVMNDVEVINEEVEEGEVLPNQVLADNIVGLQEVDPGQSMALGAVLVEKPDLVNDALIEQVEEVEQLASQVYAKVDYSRTPQVEIGDAQLEVLDEEQIWVASLFDSEGANQDAHIQTEKEVMSEPEDSAKTVSAKMGNKPFVDEQNLRRLQSVVSFEGSVSNQELGGKLWVQWSKEVKASVMHFSSQSITMAVEMNGKCMWITFVYAKCNYGERQKLWDDLCGLQSSNVPWIVIGDFNIIRSDNERIGGHPRPRIALEEFNSFIDMVGLTDLGFQGNKMTWCNGQEGSSRSWARLDRALVNLAHNLEFPLAGGLYLPKFSSYPAILQVDLCLEDRRYGHVPFKFQQMWTTHDAFMNLVTNEWKEDHGRGGMFQLARKLKKLKGALRLWNLMCLGGLAFIFSSWRRECRL; encoded by the exons ATGGCTGCTGTGGGTTCTGTGGTTCCAATGGTTCGTTCTCGGACCTTCGTGGACCTGGTCTCAGCTGCTCCACAACCGATTCCAGCTTTTGATGTGCCATTTAGGGCaccaaaagtggttgatggtgAACTCTGCTTTTTGTTCTCTAAGGATGAAATAAGGAAATCTGCAGAACCATTCTGGTTCTCTCTTGTCCTCAAATTCCTCCGGAGACGTCCTTCTCTTGATGCCATCAGAGCTTTCATCCGTTCCCGTTGGGGATTGTCTGGTATCCCGGTAGTTTCTTCCATGAGTAAGCCTCGTAATGTATTTATTCGGTTTCAATCTGAGAGTGATTTAAACAAAGCTTTATCCAGAGAAGCAACAGATGTTGATGGAGTTCACTATAGGGCTTTTCTCTGGTTGACAGATTTTTCTGAGAATGAGGAACCTTCGTTGGTCCCGGTTTGGATCAATCTTCCAGGGCTTCCTCCTAATTTCTACCACTCATCCTTTTTGAAGATCTTCACTGCGCCTATTGGGAGATTTATATGTTGCGATAACTTTACTCGGTGTGCCACAAGGATTGATGGAGCTCGTGTGTGTGTGGAGATGGATGCTGCGAAGCCTCCTTTGAATTCCTTCTGGATTGGAACCCCTGGGTCTCCTTCTAGCTGGTTGCAGGAAGTGGTTTTTGAAACACTGCCTGCCTTTTGCATAAAGTGCAAACTACAAGGCCACAATGGGAAAACATGTAAAACTG TGGAACTAGAACATGTGGATCCTGAAAACCTTTGTAACGAAGAACCTATGGAGGACCTTGTGGAAGTCACGAAGCTGCAGGAGAGTGAAAGGATTGAAGGTAACCCGTTAGTGGTGATGAATGATGTGGAAGTTATTAATGAGGAGGTGGAAGAGGGGGAAGTGTTACCAAACCAAGTTCTGGCCGACAATATAGTTGGGTTGCAAGAGGTGGATCCTGGTCAATCTATGGCCCTTGGTGCAGTGCTTGTGGAGAAACCAGATTTGGTGAATGATGCTTTAATTGAGCAAGTGGAAGAA GTTGAACAACTAGCAAGCCAGGTGTATGCTAAAGTTGACTATTCTAGAACTCCACAGGTGGAAATTGGGGATGCTCAACTAGAGGTACTAGATGAAGAGCAAATATGGGTAGCATCATTATTTGATTCGGAGGGTGCAAATCAGGATGCCCATATTCAAACGGAAAAAGAAGTTATGTCGGAGCCGGAAGACTCTGCAAAAACTGTTAGTGCCAAGATGGGAAATAAG CCGTTTGTGGATGAACAAAATCTTAGACGGTTACAAAGTGTTGTATCCTTTGAAGGCAGTGTTTCAAATCAGGAGCTGGGGGGAAAACTATGGGTGCAATGGTCTAAAGAGGTAAAAGCTTCGGTGATGCACTTTTCTTCTCAAAGTATCACTATGGCTGTTGAGATGAATGGTAAATGTATGTGGATTACGTTTGTTTATGCAAAGTGTAATTATGGGGAGCGTCAAAAATTATGGGATGATTTATGTGGGCTACAGTCTTCGAATGTCCCATGGATTGTTATTGGCGATTTCAATATAATTAGATCAGATAATGAACGGATTGGGGGGCATCCTCGTCCTCGCATTGCCTTGGAGgaatttaattcattcattGATATGGTCGGTTTAACTGATCTGGGATTTCAAGGAAATAAGATgacttggtgtaatgggcagGAAGGGAGTTCTAGGAGTTGGGCAAGATTGGATCGAGCACTTGTTAATTTGGCTCACAACTTGGAGTTTCCCTTGGCTGGAGGTTTATATTTGccaaaattttcttcttatccTGCTATTTTACAGGTTGATTTGTGTCTAGAGGATAGAAGATATGGTCATGTCCCTTTCAAATTCCAGCAGATGTGGACAACTCATGATGCTTTTATGAATCTTGTGACTAATGAATGGAAGGAGGATCATGGTCGTGGTGGGATGTTTCAGCTGGCtaggaagttaaaaaaattgaaaggtgCTCTTCGTTTATGGAACTTAATGTGTTTGGGTGGACTGGCCTTCATATTCAGTAGCTGGAGGAGAGAGTGCAGGCTTTAG